GCCGATTATTATTCCGCTTTTTATCTTAGGATGGTTTTTGAAAACTCTTGCCGTCGCTAAAGCTGCCCTTCTAACATTTGCAAAAGTATATGTATCGCCGATAACAGCTCTCCAGCCGTCGGTTCCGAATTTTACTGGTTCAGACATTATTATGAATTTTATTAGATTTTCTGCTAGTTAGTTCTGTGAGCACTTACCCATTGCTTAACATACTCTATCGTTTCAAAAGTAGGTGTTCCCGGGGTAAATAACTGACCGACTCCCATTTTTTTCAGCTCTTCGATATCAGCATCAGGAATAATTCCTCCGCCGAATAATAAAACATCGTTCATACCCTTATCATCCATGAGCTTTTTGATCTTCGGGAAAATTGTCATGTGAGCGCCGCTCAAAATACTGATGCCGATTGCATCTGCATCTTCCTGCAATGCTGCTTCAACAATTGTTTCCGGTGTCTGTCTTAGCCCTGTATAAATAACCTCTATTCCTGCATCTCTGAAAGCTGCAGCAATTACTTTGGCACCTCTATCGTGCCCGTCAAGCCCCACTTTACCTATTACAACTCTGATTTTTTTAGTCGAATTTTCCATAAATTTTAAATTATATTATTTATAGAATTACTTCAAGACTAAAAGTTTCGCATAATTTAAAAATGCGAAAATAAATTTCTGTTAATACTACTACTTATTTCGACATTATGTAAAGTTGATTTTATTTCTATGTTTTAACAAGTAAATAATTGAACGAAATCCGGCATTTTTTTATAAAAATCGTTAAATATTAATTTTTTATTTTTATGAGCTATTTCTCCTCATTCATCTGCTTTATTTTCTCTGTAAATTCAAAACCTTCCCTCCTCACTTAAACCTTTATTCATTCTATATGTCTCACTTTTAGACGTCTGAAAATTCAATTTAGATTTTCTAACTAAACCTCTTTGAAATATGGATAAATTGATTAAGTCAATGCGACTCTTATTTTTGCCTGCATTCCTGATTATATTGTTAAACATAACAGGCTGTAATAAAAACGATAATGATATCACTTCTGCAAACTCCGGGACGGAAGACGAATATCTCCAGAATGAAGCTATTCAATCAACTGACAGCTCAAACAATGATGACAATGAACTACTCGGCTCACAAATTTCAGATTACTCAGATGACGGCGCGGTTTTCAATAACTCAAATGAACCTCTTACATCTTATGATTCACTTAGATTTTACGGAAGAAGAGTTACATCCGTAACTGTTACAACAACTTTTACCGTAGATACTGATACATTAAAAACTTTACTTGTAAAAAGAACAATATCCGGTAATTTTATTATAAAAGGATATACCGGCGGAGTTCTTGACTCTATTTCAAAACCTTACACTGAAGTACAAAACAGAACAGCTTCTTTTAAAAGAGTTGCAAGAACTGAAGTTCACAGAAGAAACTGGAGACTCTATCAGGTTTCAGCAGTGGACGGGCAGACAACTTCACCTCAGCAGGGAAAATCCAACATTGTGATGAACAAGGTTGAAAT
The genomic region above belongs to Bacteroidota bacterium and contains:
- a CDS encoding cobalamin B12-binding domain-containing protein — protein: MENSTKKIRVVIGKVGLDGHDRGAKVIAAAFRDAGIEVIYTGLRQTPETIVEAALQEDADAIGISILSGAHMTIFPKIKKLMDDKGMNDVLLFGGGIIPDADIEELKKMGVGQLFTPGTPTFETIEYVKQWVSAHRTN